From the Deltaproteobacteria bacterium genome, one window contains:
- a CDS encoding ABC transporter ATP-binding protein → MPAPPVVDARGLTKVYGSRRVVDDLTFAVASGETLGLLGPNGAGKTTTIKMVTCFAPPTGGTLEVLGLPMAPATHPAIKARLGIMQQEESLDPDLSVEKNLTVYATYFGLGRAEALRRAEELMRFTELAERRAEQIRNLSGGMKRRLMLARALLNDPALLVLDEPTTGLDPQARRLVWERVRALKRGGTTILLTTHYMEEAAQLCDRLIIMDEGRIIAEGRPADLVAAHVGSEVVEVYVSGDAEERAVARLADGPWRSERVGDVLYLYLRDGQASPAMFSALEALDFTRRRATLEDVFLTLTGHALRD, encoded by the coding sequence ATGCCGGCGCCGCCCGTGGTCGATGCCCGCGGCCTCACCAAGGTCTACGGCTCGCGCCGGGTGGTCGACGACCTGACCTTCGCCGTCGCGTCCGGCGAAACCCTCGGCCTCCTCGGCCCGAACGGCGCGGGGAAGACGACGACCATCAAGATGGTCACCTGCTTCGCGCCGCCGACCGGGGGCACGCTCGAGGTCCTCGGCCTGCCCATGGCGCCGGCGACCCACCCGGCCATCAAGGCGCGTCTCGGCATCATGCAGCAGGAGGAGAGCCTCGACCCCGATCTCAGCGTCGAGAAGAACCTGACGGTCTACGCGACCTACTTCGGCCTGGGGCGCGCGGAGGCCCTGCGCCGTGCGGAGGAGCTGATGCGGTTCACGGAGCTCGCCGAGCGCCGCGCGGAGCAGATCCGAAACCTCTCGGGCGGCATGAAGCGGCGGCTGATGCTCGCCCGGGCGCTGCTCAACGACCCGGCGCTCCTCGTCCTCGACGAGCCGACCACCGGCCTCGATCCCCAGGCGCGGCGGCTGGTGTGGGAGCGCGTGCGGGCGCTCAAGCGGGGCGGCACCACGATCCTCCTGACGACGCACTACATGGAGGAGGCGGCGCAGCTCTGCGACCGCCTGATCATCATGGACGAGGGCCGGATCATCGCCGAGGGTCGGCCCGCGGACCTCGTCGCCGCGCACGTCGGCAGCGAGGTCGTGGAGGTCTACGTGTCGGGGGACGCCGAGGAGCGCGCCGTCGCCCGGCTGGCCGACGGGCCGTGGCGCAGCGAGCGCGTGGGCGACGTGCTCTACCTCTATCTGCGCGACGGTCAGGCGAGCCCGGCCATGTTCTCCGCGCTCGAAGCGCTGGACTTCACCCGCCGCCGCGCCACCCTCGAGGACGTCTTCCTGACGCTCACCGGCCACGCGCTCCGGGACTGA
- a CDS encoding S-(hydroxymethyl)glutathione dehydrogenase/class III alcohol dehydrogenase, which yields MKIKAAICWAPRAPLAVDEIELAGPQPGECLVRLVATGVCHTDAYTMSGRDPSGLFPTVLGHEGAGVVEEVGPEVRSLAPGDHVIPLYIPECRSCKFCLSGRTNLCGALLATQGKGLMPDGTSRLSHRGRVLHHYMGTSTFAEYTVVPEIALAKIRPDAPLDKVCLLGCGVTTGVGAVLNTARVRPGATVAVFGLGGIGLSVIQGAVLAGAERIIGIDVNPKKFAMARRLGATDCLDATQVPNVAEAVIEMTGGGVDFSFECIGNVEVMGQALACTHKGWGQSIVIGVAGAGEEVHARPFLLVTGRSWRGTAFGGTRGRTELPRYVDWYMSGRLKVDELITHTMPLEQIDRAFAAMERGESIRSVVRLASG from the coding sequence ATGAAGATCAAGGCGGCGATCTGCTGGGCGCCCCGGGCCCCGCTCGCCGTCGACGAGATCGAGCTCGCGGGGCCGCAACCGGGCGAGTGCCTGGTGCGGCTCGTCGCGACCGGCGTGTGCCACACCGACGCCTACACCATGAGCGGCCGCGACCCCTCGGGGCTCTTCCCGACGGTGCTCGGCCACGAGGGGGCGGGCGTGGTCGAGGAGGTGGGCCCCGAGGTGCGCAGCCTCGCGCCCGGCGACCACGTGATCCCGCTCTACATTCCCGAGTGCCGGAGCTGCAAGTTCTGCCTGAGCGGCAGGACGAACCTCTGCGGCGCGCTCCTGGCGACGCAGGGCAAGGGCCTCATGCCCGACGGCACGAGCCGCCTCTCGCACCGGGGCCGGGTGCTGCACCATTACATGGGCACGTCGACGTTCGCCGAGTACACGGTCGTGCCCGAGATTGCGCTCGCCAAGATCCGTCCCGACGCGCCGCTCGACAAGGTCTGCCTCCTCGGCTGCGGGGTCACGACCGGCGTCGGCGCGGTGCTGAACACGGCGCGCGTCCGTCCGGGCGCCACGGTCGCCGTCTTCGGCCTCGGCGGCATCGGGCTCTCCGTGATCCAGGGCGCCGTGCTGGCCGGCGCCGAGCGCATCATCGGGATCGACGTCAACCCGAAGAAGTTCGCGATGGCGCGCCGGCTCGGCGCGACCGACTGCCTCGATGCGACGCAGGTGCCGAACGTCGCTGAGGCGGTGATCGAGATGACCGGCGGCGGCGTCGACTTCTCCTTCGAGTGCATCGGCAACGTGGAGGTGATGGGCCAGGCGCTGGCGTGCACGCACAAGGGCTGGGGCCAGTCGATCGTCATCGGCGTCGCGGGCGCCGGCGAGGAGGTCCACGCGCGGCCCTTCCTCCTCGTCACGGGGCGCAGCTGGCGCGGCACCGCCTTCGGCGGCACGCGCGGGCGCACCGAGCTGCCCCGCTACGTGGACTGGTACATGAGCGGCCGGCTCAAGGTCGACGAGCTGATCACCCACACGATGCCGCTCGAGCAGATCGACCGCGCCTTTGCGGCGATGGAGCGCGGCGAGAGCATCCGCAGCGTCGTCCGGCTCGCTTCCGGGTAG
- a CDS encoding chromate resistance protein, whose amino-acid sequence MKRLDQRAYDTPPAPSEQRAIPAPLRYPLLLVPAALGASSIATLLLYFYGVAELGHSVRVLLVPSTAALVVLIVWARRTDRRELYDRIMGGLWAGLFASLAYDIARIPIAHAGIPVFRAISYFGTVFLDQPKPTLASEVIGWAYHLSNGVGFGLMYATLFSRPRWWTAVGWGVFLELSMLYTPYAEVFGYQRTATFFTITMGAHVCYGLGLWAALRSWIKRAPFGAPPATARPRFALVCGLTAVVIGGIAADSHALYAPTNPPSPPKYLGKHLYTTWDSLEPDRLAVMWVFQRFVDPDARFYFVRPFSPTPDRRMFGTAFDTPEAEIRRTGTQSAAEKLIVDRGLDKDPRLALMARLGHVWEITPWAYATDTAVKDLSLRMFAAKGTCGDLAEVPTCAERVLRTLDAWYDEAGARR is encoded by the coding sequence ATGAAGCGTCTCGATCAACGCGCATACGACACGCCTCCCGCGCCGTCCGAGCAGCGGGCCATTCCCGCGCCCTTGCGCTATCCCCTGCTCCTCGTCCCGGCGGCGCTCGGCGCCTCGTCCATCGCCACGCTGCTCCTCTATTTCTACGGCGTCGCCGAACTCGGTCACAGCGTGCGCGTCCTGCTGGTGCCTTCGACCGCGGCCCTCGTCGTGCTGATCGTGTGGGCCCGGCGCACGGACCGCCGGGAGCTCTACGACCGCATCATGGGGGGACTCTGGGCAGGCCTGTTCGCGAGCCTCGCCTACGACATCGCCCGGATCCCGATCGCCCATGCGGGCATTCCCGTCTTCCGCGCCATCTCCTACTTCGGCACGGTCTTCCTCGACCAGCCGAAACCGACGCTTGCCTCAGAGGTCATCGGCTGGGCCTATCATCTCTCCAACGGCGTCGGCTTCGGCCTGATGTATGCCACGCTCTTCTCGCGCCCCCGCTGGTGGACGGCGGTGGGCTGGGGTGTCTTCCTCGAGCTGTCGATGCTCTACACCCCGTACGCCGAGGTCTTCGGCTACCAGCGCACCGCGACCTTCTTCACGATCACCATGGGTGCGCACGTCTGCTACGGCCTCGGGCTGTGGGCCGCGCTGCGCTCCTGGATCAAGCGGGCTCCCTTCGGCGCGCCTCCCGCCACCGCGCGTCCGCGCTTCGCGTTGGTGTGCGGTCTCACCGCGGTCGTGATCGGCGGCATCGCCGCCGACTCGCACGCGCTCTACGCGCCGACGAACCCGCCTTCGCCGCCGAAATATCTCGGCAAGCACCTCTACACCACCTGGGACTCGCTCGAGCCGGATCGCCTGGCCGTCATGTGGGTGTTCCAGCGTTTCGTCGACCCCGACGCGCGCTTCTACTTCGTCCGGCCGTTCTCTCCGACGCCCGACCGAAGGATGTTCGGCACGGCCTTCGACACGCCGGAGGCGGAGATCCGGCGGACGGGCACGCAATCGGCCGCGGAGAAGCTGATCGTCGATCGCGGACTCGACAAGGATCCACGACTGGCGCTGATGGCGCGCCTCGGCCATGTCTGGGAGATCACGCCGTGGGCCTACGCGACCGATACCGCGGTGAAGGACCTGTCGCTCCGGATGTTCGCTGCCAAGGGGACCTGCGGCGATCTGGCGGAGGTGCCCACGTGCGCCGAGCGCGTGCTCCGCACGCTCGACGCGTGGTACGACGAGGCGGGCGCGCGCCGCTGA
- the tilS gene encoding tRNA lysidine(34) synthetase TilS, whose product MARMPGQRPIGVLERKLAAALDAADGPRAGEHLLAAVSGGPDSTALLAGLAALGPARGLALTAAYVDHGLRGTEGTLECGRVAELAKQLGVGFVSRTVAVVPGPGQEARARRARYAALAALAREVGATRILTGHTQDDQAETLVLRLLRGAGRRGLGGMRPARGRLFRPLLGVTRADVRRFLAERGLPFMVDRTNADLAFARNRIRRLVLPFLAAEFNPRLGSSLASLAARLRDEEDFLAAAAAARAAGLVGDDRLPVRVAAEPTALARRIVRAWLERGARRSPSGLHVERVLALATGGERGAVAVPGPARVLREGEYLVRRAGRAPAPRALVAPIAPGGTVVDPAGRWRLTLSAARPRRAGEDRPADAHHALFDADALPGPLVVRSPAPGDRLRIPGVGTRKLQDVLVDAKVPREARPGIAVLAAGGEVLWAAGLARGACAALGSDTSRVIEGVFEPIG is encoded by the coding sequence ATGGCGCGCATGCCCGGTCAGCGGCCGATCGGCGTCCTCGAGCGCAAGCTCGCCGCGGCACTCGACGCCGCGGACGGGCCCAGGGCGGGCGAGCACCTGCTGGCGGCGGTCTCGGGAGGACCCGATTCGACGGCGCTGCTCGCCGGCCTTGCCGCCCTCGGCCCGGCGCGCGGCCTCGCGCTGACTGCCGCCTACGTCGATCACGGGCTCCGTGGCACCGAGGGGACCCTCGAGTGCGGCCGGGTGGCCGAGCTGGCGAAGCAGCTCGGGGTGGGCTTCGTCTCTCGCACCGTCGCTGTCGTGCCCGGGCCAGGCCAGGAGGCGCGCGCCCGGCGCGCGCGCTACGCCGCATTGGCCGCCCTGGCGCGCGAGGTGGGCGCGACACGCATCCTGACGGGTCACACGCAGGACGATCAGGCGGAGACGCTCGTCCTCCGTCTCCTGCGCGGCGCGGGGCGCCGGGGGCTCGGTGGCATGCGCCCGGCCCGCGGCCGGCTCTTCCGGCCGCTGCTCGGCGTGACGCGCGCCGACGTGCGACGGTTCCTGGCCGAGCGGGGCCTGCCGTTCATGGTCGATCGCACGAACGCCGACCTCGCCTTTGCCCGCAACCGCATCCGTCGCCTCGTGCTCCCGTTCCTCGCCGCGGAGTTCAACCCCCGCCTCGGGAGCTCGCTCGCGAGCCTGGCCGCGCGCCTGCGCGACGAGGAGGACTTCCTCGCTGCGGCCGCGGCCGCCCGAGCGGCCGGTCTCGTCGGCGACGACCGCCTCCCCGTGCGCGTCGCCGCCGAGCCCACCGCGCTCGCGCGCCGGATCGTGCGGGCCTGGCTGGAACGCGGCGCACGGCGAAGCCCGTCGGGGCTGCACGTCGAGCGCGTGCTCGCCCTCGCCACGGGAGGGGAACGGGGCGCGGTGGCGGTACCGGGACCGGCCCGCGTGCTGCGCGAGGGCGAGTATCTCGTCCGGCGTGCCGGGCGTGCGCCCGCGCCGCGGGCGCTCGTCGCGCCGATCGCGCCGGGCGGCACGGTCGTGGACCCTGCGGGGCGCTGGCGGCTCACCCTCTCGGCGGCCCGGCCGCGACGCGCGGGCGAGGACCGTCCGGCCGACGCTCACCACGCCCTCTTCGACGCCGACGCGCTGCCCGGCCCGCTCGTCGTTCGCTCGCCGGCGCCCGGCGACCGCCTCCGCATCCCGGGCGTCGGCACCCGCAAGCTGCAGGACGTGCTGGTCGACGCCAAGGTGCCGCGCGAGGCCCGTCCGGGAATCGCCGTGCTGGCAGCTGGCGGTGAGGTCCTGTGGGCGGCCGGCCTGGCGCGCGGCGCATGCGCCGCGCTCGGCTCCGACACCAGCCGCGTCATCGAGGGTGTTTTCGAGCCCATCGGATGA
- a CDS encoding ATP-dependent metallopeptidase FtsH/Yme1/Tma family protein: MNPISRNFGLWLLLLLMGLLLWSIVTKQQPREPEVSYSRFVEAVDEGRVAEVTIQGKNIRGRYRGEHGEPGEGFKTFAPEDPDLVKMLREKNVTIDARPEDAEPWYFVALVQWAPMLLLVGVWIFFMRQMQVGGGKAMSFGKSRAKLLSENTHKVTFNDVAGIDEAKEELEEIIAFLKDPKKFTKLGGRIPKGVLLVGAPGTGKTLLARAIAGEAGVPFFSISGSDFVEMFVGVGASRVRDLFVQGKKNAPCIIFIDEIDAVGRHRGAGLGGGHDEREQTLNQLLVEMDGFETNEGVILIAATNRPDVLDPALLRPGRFDRRVVVPRPDVKGREGILRVHTRRVPIAENVNVELLARQTPGFAGADLENLVNEAALLAARKNKDRVEMGDFELAKDKVMMGAERRSMIISLEERRNTAYHESGHALVAKLLPGADPVHKVTIIPRGMALGLTQQIPLDDRHTHSKAFLVDNLAILFGGRAAEELVLGHMTTGAGNDIERATELAHKMVCEWGMSEKLGPMTFGKKEEEIFLGRDFTQRVDYSETTAVQIDTEVRRIIMEAYEHAKLLLRRNVEVLHKMAEALLEREVLDGAEIDEILRQYGSQNGGLRGAAAATA, translated from the coding sequence TTGAATCCCATCTCCCGCAATTTCGGGCTCTGGCTCCTCCTCCTGCTGATGGGGCTTCTCCTGTGGTCCATCGTCACCAAGCAGCAGCCGCGCGAGCCCGAGGTGAGCTACAGCCGCTTCGTCGAGGCGGTGGACGAGGGGCGGGTCGCCGAGGTCACCATCCAGGGCAAGAACATCCGCGGCCGCTACCGGGGCGAGCACGGCGAGCCGGGCGAGGGGTTCAAGACGTTCGCTCCCGAGGACCCGGACCTGGTCAAGATGCTGCGTGAGAAGAACGTCACGATCGATGCCCGCCCGGAGGACGCCGAGCCCTGGTACTTCGTCGCCCTGGTGCAGTGGGCGCCGATGCTGCTCCTGGTCGGTGTCTGGATCTTCTTCATGCGTCAGATGCAGGTGGGCGGCGGCAAGGCCATGTCCTTCGGCAAGAGCCGCGCCAAGCTGCTCTCGGAGAACACCCACAAGGTGACGTTCAACGACGTCGCCGGCATCGACGAGGCCAAGGAGGAGCTCGAGGAGATCATCGCCTTCCTCAAGGACCCGAAGAAGTTCACCAAGCTCGGCGGCCGCATCCCGAAGGGCGTGCTCCTGGTCGGTGCGCCGGGCACCGGGAAGACGCTGCTCGCCCGCGCGATCGCGGGCGAGGCGGGTGTGCCGTTCTTCTCCATCTCGGGCTCGGACTTCGTCGAGATGTTCGTCGGCGTCGGGGCGTCGCGCGTGCGCGACCTCTTCGTGCAGGGGAAGAAGAACGCCCCCTGCATCATCTTCATCGACGAGATCGACGCCGTCGGTCGGCATCGCGGCGCCGGCCTCGGCGGCGGCCACGACGAGCGCGAGCAGACACTCAACCAGCTGCTCGTCGAGATGGACGGCTTCGAGACGAACGAGGGCGTGATCCTGATCGCGGCCACCAACCGGCCCGACGTGCTCGACCCGGCGCTGCTGCGCCCCGGCCGCTTCGACCGCCGCGTGGTCGTACCGCGGCCCGACGTCAAGGGTCGCGAGGGCATCCTGCGGGTCCACACGCGCCGGGTGCCGATCGCCGAGAACGTCAACGTCGAGCTGCTCGCCCGGCAGACGCCGGGCTTCGCCGGCGCCGACCTCGAGAACCTGGTGAACGAGGCGGCGCTCCTGGCGGCCCGCAAGAACAAGGACCGGGTCGAGATGGGCGACTTCGAGCTCGCCAAGGACAAGGTGATGATGGGCGCGGAGCGGAGGTCGATGATCATCAGCCTCGAGGAGCGCCGGAACACGGCCTACCACGAGTCGGGCCACGCGCTCGTCGCGAAGCTCCTCCCGGGAGCCGATCCCGTGCACAAGGTGACGATCATCCCGCGCGGCATGGCGCTCGGCCTGACCCAGCAGATCCCGCTCGACGATCGGCACACGCACTCCAAGGCCTTCCTGGTCGACAACCTCGCCATCCTCTTCGGGGGCCGCGCCGCGGAGGAGCTGGTGCTCGGCCACATGACCACCGGGGCCGGCAACGACATCGAGCGCGCCACCGAGCTCGCTCACAAGATGGTCTGCGAGTGGGGCATGAGCGAGAAGCTCGGTCCCATGACCTTCGGCAAGAAGGAGGAGGAGATCTTCCTCGGCCGCGACTTCACCCAGCGCGTCGACTACTCGGAGACGACCGCGGTGCAGATCGACACCGAGGTGCGGCGCATCATCATGGAGGCCTACGAGCACGCCAAGCTGCTGCTCCGACGCAACGTCGAGGTGCTCCACAAGATGGCCGAGGCGCTGCTCGAGCGCGAGGTCCTCGATGGCGCCGAGATCGACGAGATCCTGCGGCAGTACGGGAGCCAGAACGGTGGCCTCCGGGGCGCCGCTGCAGCCACGGCCTGA